The following coding sequences are from one Panicum hallii strain FIL2 chromosome 5, PHallii_v3.1, whole genome shotgun sequence window:
- the LOC112894626 gene encoding uncharacterized protein LOC112894626 has translation MSATANDKCPLCMEMMDLTDKQLKPCKCGYEICLWCWHRIMNMDQKDESGGRCPGCRSVYNKDRILGTSSRNQILKELCADKANYQKEQTKSHKQTSAKDQLGQSEPKDPNNVRVIQRKLVYIVGMPNEFASEKLLRQKNFLGQYGKIENIIIGNIGANQQIPDSGRVYVTYAREEEAVRCIQAVNGYILDGKPLKATFGVTRYCHIWLSNRVCYKTNCSYVHHKASAEDICTKDDVSVVCARLQHLMGMDTKGPQHRSGRTLPPPGDCSSKTTTCSGISKDICINAEGLLPNGANKNASLLPATTPRDSSLSSGSPSIANAVLHRRDDHESIRSNHQNLSDPKSQKYIPPGGRNRSSTTSVQHMQHSCRPIESTSLESLSNMSLVPQGSKVHLNEQVDSNSDKSEASSQLGNDTSNSNQTTSAENGTSDTSQQKPQYSNVVSQGQVVSSRRFTILGRPKATGQIGDGTSCSTKLALVKDDHSDCITISRSHLISQSLEQPSQQASATVKSHAGAEKKNGFPDIIEKLVPGNHKQLLESTASHRSTVVQSMSSRPVPSNLSTSDPKSQATAGSNDLSDLKRKLTSQNQLQLVNQQGAPVSNTVIARASLCHSTLNNQVNLTEGKRQDSAQGGHESFYNREMVRSGDIVPSHGSDCTMLSRPTSAVSSTDVAAPDTKERKRQACPPGFEKPRHSSDSGKFVYVSSPACSGLCPASDALVKDSCGITDQQDLPSWATDCLKDDGDVSKNLNVSTSSRLGSTDTNQRHGQFQGTFFSGWLNHPRLSPYPPRHKLEYRDGSTGSYMSTGGYDAFCQGTKSGMGGGMASTLLQQPTMSSPRDSCTNGNTDSGMNGTKINISYPMYTLF, from the exons ATGAGCGCCACTGCTAATGACAAATGTCCACTTTGCATGGAGATGATGGATTTGACAGATAAACAGCTGAAGCCTTGTAAATGTGGATATGAG ATATGTCTGTGGTGTTGGCATCGTATAATGAATATGGACCAGAAGGATGAATCTGGCGGGAGGTGCCCTGGATGCCGTTCTGTCTATAACAAGGATAGGATCCTGGGGACAAGCTCCAGGAACCAAAT TTTAAAGGAACTTTGCGCTGATAAGGCAAACTATCAAAAAGAACAAACCAAGTCTCATAAGCAAACATCTGCAAAAGATCAGTTGGGGCAGTCAGAACCAAAAGATCCAAATAATGTCCGTGTGATTCAGCGGAAGCTTGTTTATATTGTTGGTATGCCGAATGAGTTCGCCAGCGAGAAG TTGCTGAGACAGAAGAATTTCCTTGGACAGTATGGGAAAATAGAAAACATTATCATTGGTAATATTGGAGCTAACCAACAGATTCCTGACTCTGGCCGTGT ATATGTTACGTATGCTAGAGAAGAGGAGGCTGTCCGATGCATACAGGCGGTTAATGGCTACATCTTGGATGGAAAACCTTTAAA AGCAACTTTTGGTGTCACAAGATATTGCCATATATGGCTAAGCAATAGG GTTTGCTATAAGACAAACTGTTCATATGTGCATCATAAAGCCTCAGCAGAAGATATTTgtaccaaagatgatgtttctGTGGTGTGTGCAAG GCTGCAACATTTGATGGGAATGGATACCAAGGGTCCCCAACATCGCTCAGGACGTACTTTACCTCCTCCAGGTGACTGCAGTTCAAAAACTACTACTTGTAGTGGAATCTCCAAAGAT atTTGCATCAATGCTGAAGGATTACTACCCAATGGTGCTAACAAGAATGCTAGTTTACTACCAGCCACCACTCCACG GGACTCAAGCCTTTCTTCTGGCAGTCCATCTATTGCAAATGCGGTTCTTCATCGAAGAGATGACCATGAGAGCATACGCAGTAATCATCAAAATTTGTCTGACCCCAAATCTCAAAAATATATACCACCTGGAGGGCGTAACCGTTCAAGTACGACATCAGTACAGCATATGCAGCATTCATGTAGACCTATTGAGAGCACTTCATTGGAGAGCCTATCGAATATGAGTTTAGTTCCACAAGGATCAAAGGTGCACCTTAATGAGCAGGTGGACTCCAATAGTGATAAATCCGAAGCATCTTCACAGTTAGGAAATGACACTTCAAATTCCAATCAAACGACCTCAGCAGAAAATGGAACATCTGACACTTCGCAGCAAAAACCACAGTATTCTAATGTAGTTTCACAAGGACAAGTTGTATCAAGTCGGCGTTTTACTATACTTGGCAGGCCTAAAGCAACAGGACAAATCGGTGATGGCACTTCATGTTCTACAAAACTTGCTTTGGTAAAAGATGATCACAGCGATTGCATTACCATTTCTAGAAGTCATTTAATTTCCCAGAGCCTAGAACAACCTTCACAGCAGGCTTCAGCTACTGTTAAATCTCATGCTGGAGCAGAGAAAAAGAATGGATTCCCAGATATCATTGAAAAGCTGGTCCCAGGAAATCATAAGCAGCTTTTAGAGAGCACGGCATCACACCGATCAACTGTAGTGCAGAGCATGAGTAGCAGACCTGTGCCCAGCAATCTTTCTACATCTGATCCCAAATCTCAAGCTACAGCTGGGTCCAATGATCTTTCAGATTTGAAGCGCAAGTTGACATCACAAAATCAATTGCAGCTGGTAAATCAACAAGGTGCACCTGTTTCTAATACTGTTATAGCAAGAGCAAGTCTCTGCCATAGCACTCTTAATAATCAGGTAAATTTGACTGAGGGTAAACGACAAGATTCAGCACAAGGAGGGCATGAAAGCTTCTACAACAGGGAAATGGTTCGATCAGGTGATATAGTTCCATCTCATGGTTCAGATTGCACTATGTTATCAAGACCAACCAGTGCAGTATCATCCACTGATGTAGCAGCACCAGATacgaaagaaagaaagagacaGGCTTGCCCTCCTGGATTTGAGAAGCCTCGTCACTCTTCTGATTCAGGCAAATTTGTATATGTGAGCTCCCCTGCTTGCTCTGGACTATGCCCCGCATCTGATGCCCTGGTAAAGGATTCTTGTGGTATTACAGATCAACAAGACCTCCCTAGCTGGGCTACAGATTGCCTGAAAGATGATGGAGATGTCTCAAAAAATCTAAACGTGAGCACCTCTTCACGACTCGGTTCAACTGATACAAACCAGAGACACGGACAGTTTCAAGGTACCTTCTTCTCTGGTTGGTTGAATCACCCTCGCTTGTCACCTTATCCTCCACGTCATAAGCTTGAGTATCGGGATGGATCCACCGGTAGCTACATGTCCACTGGGGGAT
- the LOC112891856 gene encoding gibberellin 2-beta-dioxygenase 3-like translates to MVVLAKGELEQIALPAAQPPVADVRSVDLSAPAGPAREAAARALVAACEEHGFFRVTGHGVPAELVRAAEAAASGFFARPQGEKEEEAPTLGYGSKRVGGNGDIGWVEYLLLGVTPAGAVPVASASSSTLPCAAAAAAAAAASSSSSTPAGPLRDLLDEYTVAVRRMASAVLDLMAEGLGLAGGGEVGALARLVTRADSDCVLRVNHYPPRPAAAGAPSLTGFGEHTDPQIISVLRSNGTSGLEIALRGGAWASVPPDGDAFFVNVGDTLQVLTNGRFRSVRHRVVVNSERSRVSMIFFGGPPPGERLAPLPQLLGDGGRSRYREFTWAEFKNSGCRTRLAEDRLSRFEN, encoded by the exons ATGGTTGTCCTCGCCAAGGGTGAGCTCGAGCAGATCGCCCTCCCCGCGGCGCAGCCGCCGGTGGCCGACGTGCGGTCGGTGGACCTGTCCGCGCCGGCGGGCCCCGCGCGCGAggccgcggcgcgcgcgctgGTGGCGGCGTGCGAGGAGCACGGGTTCTTCCGGGTGACGGGCCACGGCGTGCCGGCGGAGCTCGTGCGCGCCGCGGAAGCCGCGGCGTCCGGATTCTTCGCGCGGCCGCAGggcgagaaggaggaggaggccccGACGCTCGGGTACGGCAGCAAGCGTGTCGGCGGCAACGGCGACATCGGGTGGGTCGAGTACCTCCTGCTCGGCGTCACCCCAGCCGGCGCCGTGCCCGTCGCCTCCGCGTCCTCCTCGACATTGCCGTGCGccgcggctgccgccgccgccgccgccgcctcctcgtcgtcgtccacgCCGGCTGGCCCTTTACG GGATCTCCTGGACGAGTACACGGTGGCGGTGCGGCGGATGGCGAGCGCGGTGCTGGATCTGATGGCGGAGGGGCTgggcctcgccggcggcggcgaggtgggggcGCTGGCGCGGCTGGTGACGCGCGCGGACAGCGACTGCGTGCTGCGGGTGAACCACtacccgccgcgccccgcggcGGCGGGTGCGCCCAGCCTGACGGGGTTCGGCGAGCACACCGACCCGCAGATCATCTCCGTGCTCCGCTCCAACGGCACCTCCGGCCTGGAGATCGCGCTGCGGGGCGGCGCCTGGGCCTCCGTCCCGCCCGACGGGGACGCCTTCTTCGTCAACGTCGGCGACACCCTGCAG GTGCTGACGAACGGGAGGTTCAGGAGCGTGAGGCACCGGGTGGTGGTGAACAGCGAGCGGTCCAGGGTGTCGATGATCTTCTTCGGCGGGCCGCCGCCCGGCGAGAGGCTGGCGCCGCTGCCGCAGCtcctcggggacggcggccggAGCCGGTACCGGGAATTCACCTGGGCGGAGTTCAAGAACAGCGGGTGCAGGACTAGGCTCGCGGAGGACCGCCTCTCCCGCTTCGAGAACTAG